Proteins found in one Fusarium oxysporum Fo47 chromosome V, complete sequence genomic segment:
- a CDS encoding metalloendopeptidase, which yields MTAPRLLQNSSLSINRPTIFLIHRTAISSISRRRTFSQCHYRPQQHSERELQERLQAARPLVPHRAARKFTQAGSSRNSRLTVIATVLAAIGFYFYNSQTVPVTGRRRFNFLSDSMVARAHSKAAAQVIEQVRAQGGHFLSEWDPRTILVRRVMKRLIPVSGMTDLNWEIFVIADNRTANAFVLPGGKVFVHSGIINVCRSEDALAAVLGHEIAHNTASHAAERLSAAWVGNLTAGSLFFLAGALPGLALFGLWNVVGGYYLQDLLFYLPMGRKQESEADYIGLMMMAEACYDPRAALGFWQRMHALQHASGEEAPEMLSTHPSNENRIVKISEWLPKALEKRAESDCRGTAAFADRFRDAIRRRSTTVVV from the exons ATGACTGCCCCTCGTTTACTCCAAAACTCGTCACTGAGCATAAACCGTCCTACCATTTTCCTTATTCATCGCACCGCCATATCCTCTATCTCTCGTCGTAGGACCTTCTCGCAATGCCATTATCGCCCCCAACAACATTCCGAACGAGAACTACAAGAGCGCCTACAAGCTGCGCGACCCCTCGTCCCACACCGCGCGGCGCGCAAGTTCACACAGGCGGGCAGTAGTCGTAATTCGCGTCTCACCGTGATAGCAACTGTTCTCGCCGCCATTGGCTTCTACTTCTACAACTCCCAAACCGTGCCGGTCACGGGCCGTCGAAGATTCAATTTCCTCTCTGATTCTATGGTCGCACGCGCGCATTCGAAAGCAGCTGCACAGGTTATTGAGCAGGTCAGAGCGCAAGGTGGTCATTTTCTATCAGAATGGGATCCAAGGACTATCTTGGTCAGGAGGGTAATGAAAAGATTAATCCCCGTGAGCGGCATGACGGACCTCAATTGGGAGATATTCGTGATAGCTGATAATA GAACAGCAAACGCCTTTGTCCTTCCTGGTGGTAAAGTGTTTGTGCATAGTGGTATTATCAACGTCTGCCGCAGTGAAGATGCCCTCGCAGCAGTACTAGGACACGAGATTGCGCATAATACAGCCTCTCATGCAGCAGAGCGCCTCTCTGCTGCATGGGTAGGAAATCTTACAGCCGGAAGTTTGTTCTTCCTCGCTGGAGCTCTACCTGGTCTTGCGCTCTTTGGACTCTGGAATGTCGTGGGAGGATATTACCTACAAGATCTGCTCTTCTACCTTCCCATGGGTCGAAAGCAGGAAAGCGAGGCAGACTACATCGGCCTAATGATGATGGCCGAAGCATGCTATGACCCCCGCGCAGCTCTGGGCTTCTGGCAGCGAATGCACGCGCTTCAGCATGCCagtggagaagaagccccaGAGATGCTGAGCACTCATCCATCC AACGAGAATCGGATTGTAAAGATTAGTGAATGGCTGCCaaaggctcttgagaagcgAGCGGAGAGTGATTGCCGTGGAACAGCAGCGTTTGCGGACCGATTCCGTGACGCGATCCGAAGAAGATCTACTACAGTTGTCGTATAA